In one Amyelois transitella isolate CPQ chromosome 22, ilAmyTran1.1, whole genome shotgun sequence genomic region, the following are encoded:
- the LOC106133259 gene encoding nucleolar protein dao-5 isoform X6 yields MNYEADRAMNQKRLRMEGEPGHVVQGNGLPLNYIDNGHQIPYQPYAGAYNTHYPPPDAFAAYGPPPPGGYAPQNLSYAPPAHQNYPHHQSFAQQPQQLHMPQTHMVQGYPDVGVHKPAWPPQSHLLPPLDTQKLDVKQLKPEIKLEPTDSQKRPHPEADIMGGDLDQPKIKIKTDIFKPDDLAHRPAADKPIEPPKSLDANKPVDQLNKDDVHTGEGKPGDKPAEAKPEGSSEGAGIAQTSSEPKPPGEKPPEDRKPFSSPDLSKPASTPGKTPTPGSEPKKRGRPKGSTNKPKPPGTPPRAPAPGPAAARAPPPRAPPAPARPRAPGYQYAVRPFRKDFSGIQFRRRWSDDCLDSSHIPNEVYFGDVAVSMEVLFNYYDANAEREKLATQAAHIAAQKAAAAKLAAAKLQARGIISNEVTTVDSSSDDDSSGESGSDSDDSDDDAPLKRGPGRPKGSKNSSPRPTAAPGAQRRGRPPVPPELRQPGITDMKKFCKAAGIRFDYKKLVEGCTKNKERVQKMLDLLIEAGLEGKPTLEKCKAIKQAKIDKKEQEKQSKREAKAKHKEEDGEPAEPAGRRMTRGATGVAPRKHIVISSDEEDDTPAARRTLSKLRSSVNDHSDDE; encoded by the exons ATGAATTATGAAGCTGACAGAGCCATGAATCAGAAGCGTTTGCGAATGGAGGGCGAGCCGGGTCATGTTGTGCAAGGAAATGGTTTACCGCTCAATTATATTG ACAATGGCCACCAAATCCCTTACCAGCCTTACGCGGGGGCTTACAACACGCACTACCCGCCTCCGGACGCGTTCGCGGCGTACGGCCCGCCGCCGCCCGGGGGCTACGCCCCTCAGAACCTGTCGTACGCGCCGCCCGCCCACCAGAACTACCCGCACCACCAGAGCTTCGCGCAGCAGCCCCAGCAGCTTCACATGCCGCAGACCCACATGG TCCAAGGATACCCGGACGTGGGTGTCCACAAGCCGGCGTGGCCTCCTCAGTCGCACCTGCTGCCACCATTGGACACACAGAAGCTGGACGTGAAGCAGCTCAAGCCGGAGATCAAGTTGGAGCCCACCGACTCCCAGAAGAGACCGCATCCCGAAGCTGATATTATG GGTGGTGACCTGGACCAGCCCAAGATCAAAATCAAGACGGACATCTTCAAGCCTGACGACCTGGCCCACAGACCCGCCGCAGACAAGCCTATTG AACCTCCTAAATCCTTGGACGCCAACAAACCCGTGGATCAACTTAATAAGg ATGATGTTCATACCGGGGAAGGCAAGCCGGGTGATAAACCTGCAG AAGCGAAGCCCGAGGGCTCTTCAGAAGGGGCTGGTATCGCGCAGACATCCTCGGAGCCCAAACCGCCCGGAGAGAAACC CCCTGAAGATCGGAAACCGTTCAGCAGTCCAGACCTGAGTAAGCCCGCGTCCACACCGGGCAAAACACCCACCCCGGGCTCTGAG CCGAAGAAGCGCGGGCGGCCTAAAGGCTCGACGAACAAGCCGAAGCCGCCGGGCAcgccgccgcgcgcgcccGCGCCCGGCCCCGCCGCGGCCCGCGCGCCCCCGCCGCGCGccccgcccgcgcccgcgcgcCCCCGCGCCCCCGGCTACCAGTACGCCGTCAGGCCCTTCAGGAAGGACTTCTCCGGGATACAGTTTAGAAG GCGATGGAGCGACGATTGCCTCGACTCATCGCACATACCGAACGAGGTTTACTTCGGCGATGTTGCCGTCTCCATGGAGGTGTTGTTCAACTATTACGACGCTAACGCCGAGCGGGAGAAGCTGGCAACACAGGCCGCTCACATAGCGGCGCAGAAGGCGGCCGCGGCCAAATTGGCGGCGGCCAAGTTGCAAGCGAGAGGCATTATTTCCAATGAG gTGACAACAGTGGATTCTTCATCAGACGACGACTCCTCAGGGGAATCCGGCAGCGATTCCGACGACAGCGATGAC GACGCCCCCCTAAAACGGGGTCCGGGGCGGCCGAAGGGCTCCAAGAACAGCTCCCCGCGGCCGACCGCCGCGCCCGGGGCGCAGCGCCGCGGCCGCCCGCCCGTGCCGCCGGAGCTGCGGCAGCCCGGCATCACAGACATGAAGAAGTTCTGCAAGGCAGCGGGGATACGGTTCGACTACAAGAAGCTGGTGGAAG GTTGCACAAAGAATAAAGAACGAGTCCAGAAAATGTTGGACCTCCTCATCGAAGCGGGATTAGAAGGGAAGCCCACGTTAGAGAAGTGTAAAGCGATCAAACAGGCGAAAATAGACAAGAAAGAACAAGAGAAGCAGTCGAAGAGGGAAGCGAAGGCGAAACATAAAGAAGAAGACG GCGAGCCAGCGGAGCCGGCGGGGCGGCGCATGACGCGCGGCGCGACGGGCGTGGCGCCGCGCAAGCACATCGTGATCTCGTCGGACGAGGAGGACGACACGCCCGCCGCGCGCCGCACGCTCTCCAAGCTGCGCTCCAGCGTCAACGACCACTCCGACGACGAGTAG